In Trifolium pratense cultivar HEN17-A07 linkage group LG7, ARS_RC_1.1, whole genome shotgun sequence, a genomic segment contains:
- the LOC123899626 gene encoding uncharacterized protein HI_0077, which yields MQRLKLTTLLLLSPSPPPPLHCSHSSLKCFSSISSSSSVSPWSGLHSWRNSPLNENRKWGPLGPQHQLEPDLNHSPFGEASSLAEFGSIVLSTTDPLQKSHLSHVAYSLWRSRNLPLGQSDPPSRPARPERPQLVSTKEIPAPKNSGLPLNAYLLHNLAHVELNAIDLAWDTVVRFSPYSDILGEGFFADFAHVADDESRHFSWCSQRLAELGFKYGDMPAHNLLWRECERSSDNVAARLAVIPLVQEARGLDAGPRLVQKLVGFGDNRTSKIVAKIAEEEVAHVAVGLYWFLSVCQKMGRAPDSTFKDLLTEYNVELKGPFNYAAREEAGIPRDWYDAPSSNQDKKVKDDNKKQLSEVYERVATIIAMERENSSLTRPPE from the exons ATGCAGCGTCTCAAACTCACAACGTTGCTGCTGCTCTCACCGTCACCACCACCACCCTTGCATTGCTCTCACAGTTCCCTGAAGTGCTTCTCttccatttcttcttcttcaagtgTCTCGCCTTGGTCTGGTCTCCATTCATGGAGAAACAGTCCTCTCAATGAGAATCGCAAGTGGGGTCCACTTGGTCCTCAACATCAACTCGAACCTGACCTCAATCACTCTCCATTCGGTGAAGCTTCTTCTTTGGCAGAGTTTGGTTCTATTGTTCTTTCCACCACTGACCCTCTACAAAAATCGCATCTTTCCCACGTCGCATACTCTCTCTGGCGCAGCCGTAACCTCCCCCTTGGTCAGTCAGACCCTCCCTCTCGACCCGCCCGACCGGAAAGACCTCAACTG GTTTCCACAAAGGAAATTCCTGCTCCTAAAAACTCGGGTTTGCCTCTGAATGCTTATTTGCTTCATAATCTAGCGCATGTGGAGCTCAATGCAATTGATTTGGCTTGGGATACTGTCGTTCGGTTTTCTCCATATAGTGATATTCTTGGGGAGGGTTTCTTTGCTGATTTTGCTCATGTTGCTGATGATGAGAGTCGCCACTTCTCTTGGTGTTCGCAGAGGCTTGCCGAACTGGGTTTCAA ATATGGAGATATGCCGGCTCACAATTTGCTATGGAGGGAATGTGAGAGATCGTCGGACAATGTTGCTGCACGTTTGGCAGTGATCCCATTAGTCCAG gagGCTAGAGGACTTGATGCCGGGCCACGGTTGGTGCAAAAATTAGTTGGCTTTGGAGATAATAGGACTTCTAAAATTGTGGCTAAAATTGCTGAAGAGGAAGTTGCACATGTAGCAGTTGGGCTCTACTGGTTTCTTTCTGTCTGTCAAAAAATGGGTCGGGCACCGGACTCCACTTTTAAAG ACTTGCTAACTGAATACAATGTGGAACTAAAGGGTCCCTTCAATTATGCCGCTCGAGAGGAAGCTGGCATTCCCCGTGATTG GTATGATGCACCGTCAAGTAATCAAGACAAGAAGGTCAAAGATGACAATAAAAAACAGCTCTCTGAA GTTTATGAGAGGGTAGCTACCATCATTGCTATGGAAAGAGAGAATTCAAGTTTGACAAGGCCACCTGAATGA
- the LOC123898084 gene encoding signaling peptide TAXIMIN 1-like — protein sequence MCNSNGDCRPLGFLLGLPFAFLCLLISIIGLIVWIVGLTLTCICPCCLCLTVIVELALELVKAPLHVMEWFTSKIPC from the exons ATGTGCAATTCTAATGGTGATTGCAGGCCCTTAGGTTTTCTCTTGGGTCTTCCCTTTGCATTTCTCTGCCTCCTTATCTCAATCATTGGTCTTATTGTATGGATCGTTGG GTTGACTCTTACATGCATATGCCCCTGCTGTTTGTGCTTGACAGTAATTGTGGAACTTGCTTTGGAATTGGTAAAGGCTCCACTTCATGTCATGGAATGGTTCACTTCTAAGATCCCTTGTtga
- the LOC123898979 gene encoding LOW QUALITY PROTEIN: adenylate-forming reductase 06235 (The sequence of the model RefSeq protein was modified relative to this genomic sequence to represent the inferred CDS: inserted 1 base in 1 codon), with protein MKLARFSSCRGVSFEINDNRSSPFAIESPTKPERSIGTWLWIPWTRNNSFKILHQPHAVSPTRSRASSHFCDINIDADDVELEFLSEVQDIEKNQEKVKVLPKTEPKTKNTRLSIILLDQGFTVYKGLFMVCITLNMLALGLSISGHFPYAKSRATLFSIXNILALTLCRSEAFLRILFWFVVKTIGKPYVYLRIKTATTSFLQSVGGIHSGCGVSSIAWLVYSLILTIKNDDKTTSSPVILGVAFTILSLITLSSLAAFPLLRHLHHNVFERIHRFSGWLALILLWLFILLTISYEPSSKTYHLTILKMVKTQECWFTLAITILIIIPWLSIKKVQVSVTAPSNHASIIKFHGGVKPGLLGRISPSPLSEWHAFGIISDGKNDHMMLAGAVGDFTKSLVSSPPSHLWIRSVHFAGLPYLVNLYQKVLLVATGSGICVFLSFLLQKNEADVYLIWVAKDIEMNFGNEIKELVGLYSKEKVIVHDTAVSGRPNVAEISVNAAINWNVEVVIVTSNPEGSRDVVRACNKAKIPAFGPIWDS; from the exons ATGAAGTTAGCAAGATTTTCGAGTTGCCGCGGTGTCTCATTCGAGATCAATGATAACAGAAGTAGCCCTTTTGCAATTGAATCACCAACAAAGCCAGAGAGGTCAATAGGAACATGGCTTTGGATTCCATGGACAAGAAACAATTCTTTCAAAATTCTTCATCAACCTCATGCTGTTAGTCCAACTCGAAGTCGAGCAAGTAGTCACTTTTGTGACATCAACATTGACGCCGATGATGTCGAGCTAGAGTTTCTGTCTGAAGTTCAAGACATAGaaaaaaaccaagaaaaagTGAAGGTATTGCCAAAAAcagaaccaaaaacaaaaaatactagGTTGTCTATTATTCTGTTAGATCAAGGTTTCACAGTTTACAAAGGACTATTCATGGTTTGCATAACCTTGAATATGTTAGCACTTGGCCTTTCAATTTCAGGGCATTTTCCATATGCTAAATCAAGAGCTACACTTTTCTCCA GGAACATTCTAGCTCTAACACTATGTCGAAGCGAGGCGTTTTTAAGAATCCTTTTCTGGTTTGTTGTGAAAACCATAGGGAAGCCTTATGTTTATCTTAGAATCAAAACAGCCACAACTTCATTCCTTCAAAGTGTTGGAGGAATTCATAGTGGCTGCGGCGTTTCCTCAATAGCATGGCTAGTTTATTCTCTCATTCTCACAATCAAAAACGACGACAAAACCACTTCTTCGCCCGTCATTCTTGGTGTCGCATTCACCATCCTCTCGCTCATTACGCTCTCTTCACTCGCTGCTTTTCCTCTTCTCCGTCATCTCCATCATAATGTCTTCGAGCGAATCCACCGGTTTTCCGGTTGGTTAGCTCTTATCCTTCTATGGCTATTCATTCTTCTTACTATAAGCTATGAGCCTAGTTCAAAAACCTATCACTTAACCATCTTGAAAATGGTTAAGACACAAGAATGTTGGTTCACTTTAGCTATCACAATTCTCATTATAATTCCATGGTTGAGTATTAAAAAAGTTCAAGTTAGTGTCACAGCACCATCAAATCATGCTTCAATAATCAAATTTCATGGTGGTGTTAAACCAGGTTTACTAGGTAGAATTAGTCCATCACCATTATCTGAATGGCATGCATTTGGAATCATATCAGATGGAAAAAATGATCACATGATGTTAGCTGGTGCAGTTGGTGATTTCACTAAATCATTAGTTTCTTCACCTCCAAGTCATCTTTGGATTCGTTCGGTTCATTTTGCTGGATTACCTTATCTAGTAAATTTGTATCAAAAAGTGTTGTTAGTAGCAACAGGTTCTGGAATTTGTGTATTCTTATCATTTCTTTTGCAGAAAAATGAAGCTGATGTGTATTTGATTTGGGTGGCTAAAGATATTGAAATGAACTTTGGAAATGAGATTAAGGAATTGGTTGGATTATATTCAAAGGAGAAAGTGATTGTTCATGATACTGCTGTTTCTGGTCGTCCTAATGTCGCGGAGATTAGTGTTAATGCTGCTATTAATTGGAATGTTGAAGTTGTTATTGTTACTAGTAATCCTGAAGGTAGTAGAGATGTTGTTAGAGCTTGTAACAAAGCTAAGATTCCTGCATTTGGTCCTATTTGGGACTCTTGA
- the LOC123896605 gene encoding seed biotin-containing protein SBP65, with protein MASEQLFRRENKTNERDVHVEKDRVPKMTTHFEHLSVTEQKLPQGSIDALQGGEINKDHAGKAIGDIGGIGKARETHELGSNFQSLSDRNKNESYRDHAYVPVNANLAGNRAENRVGGKASGDIGGIGKARETHELGSNFQSLPDRSENQSYLDRARGPGNANLSGNRAENRVGEKESGKAIGDIGGIGKSREAHELGSNFQSLPDRNENQSYLDRARVPVNANVAGNRAENRVGAKEDFGAVRDVGKFQMESIGGKKGLADDREKLDARTRVVTGTPKMKETNRGMGTGQVMAEKGTKTGGRVLGAAENQGAMWGKNAEREIEEEKGRMKLGETRGRKIGAEDEVAMLGKNAAEQREKAREEEEEKRSTLEEITKYRNQAQQSAMEAISAAQERAAQAKDVTKDTVSNAAKTATDYAYPAAEKAKSAAVQAKDKAKCAAAQAKETGMTAAEKAKNAALQAKDVTVETGMSAAEKAKAAAGVAGKVAVDLKDKATVAGWTAAHYSTKFAVDGTKAAANAVEGAAGYVVPKAAELASKSVDVVKGLASSTGETAKEFTAKKKDESWRQYEAKRVSGQLQEGEEIMPTSGQNVSNYTTQNVMPSGERTQAQGRGSEEIMPTSGQNVSNYTTQNVMPSGERTQAQGRGSNVMSSIGETMVNVGDKMKKPFENMTSSGQVQGNEEMMMKNNNKALGGSDVLGAVTETVSDIGSNIIKTTENTANKVKDTVTQEAQSGGVLDAIGETIAEIAHTTKAMVVGVDEEDVEEIRKKNIVLETHSIDRAKHEGNQAPKNVF; from the exons ATGGCATCTGAACAATTGTTTCGcagagaaaacaaaacaaatgagAGAGATGTTCATGTTGAGAAAGACAGAGTTCCTAAGATGACAACTCACTTTGAACATCTTTCTGTTACAGAACAAAAACTACCACAAGGTAGCATTGATGCATTACAAGGTGGTGAAATCAACAAAGATCATGCAGGAAAAGCCATTGGAGACATTGGTGGAATAGGAAAAGCAAGAGAGACTCATGAACTTGGATCAAATTTTCAGTCTCTCTCTGATCGCAACAAGAATGAAAGTTACCGTGATCATGCATATGTTCCTGTGAATGCAAATTTAGCAGGAAACAGAGCAGAAAACAGAGTAGGAGGAAAAGCCAGTGGAGACATTGGTGGAATCGGAAAAGCAAGAGAGACTCATGAACTTGGTTCAAACTTTCAGTCTCTTCCTGATCGGAGCGAAAATCAAAGTTACCTTGATCGTGCACGTGGTCCTGGGAATGCAAATTTATCAGGAAACAGAGCAGAAAACAGAGTAGGAGAAAAAGAAAGTGGAAAAGCCATTGGAGATATTGGTGGAATAGGAAAATCAAGAGAGGCTCATGAACTTGGATCAAACTTTCAGTCTCTCCCTGATCGGAACGAGAATCAAAGTTACCTTGATCGTGCACGTGTTCCTGTGAATGCAAATGTTGCAGGAAACAGAGCAGAAAACAGAGTAGGAGCAAAGGAAGATTTTGGTGCTGTTCGTGATGTGGGAAAGTTTCAAATGGAATCCATTGGTGGGAAAAAAGGTTTAGCAGATGATAGAGAAAAACTTGATGCACGAACCAGAGTGGTGACTGGAACACCAAAGATGAAAGAAACAAACAGAGGAATGGGAACAGGACAAGTTATGGCTGAGAAAGGAACAAAAACAGGGGGAAGAGTACTTGGTGCTGCTGAAAATCAAGGTGCAATGTGGGGAAAGAATGCTGAAAGAGAAATTGAAGAAGAGAAAGGAAGAATGAAATTAGGAGAAACAAGAGGAAGAAAAATTGGTGCTGAAGATGAAGTTGCAATGTTGGGAAAAAATGCTGCTGAACAAAGAGAGAAagcaagagaagaagaagaagagaaaaggtCTACATTGGAAGAGATAACAAAGTATAGAAACCAAGCTCAACAAAGTGCAATGGAAGCGATTTCAGCTGCACAAGAGAGAGCAGCACAAGCAAAAGATGTGACAAAAGACACAGTTTCAAATGCTGCAAAAACTGCCACTGATTATGCTTATCCTGCGGCGGAGAAAGCAAAGTCTGCTGCTGTGCAGGCAAAAGAT AAAGCAAAGTGTGCTGCTGCTCAGGCAAAGGAAACAGGGATGACTGCAGCGGAGAAAGCCAAGAATGCGGCCCTTCAGGCAAAAGATGTTACTGTTGAAACAGGGATGAGTGCGGCGGAGAAAGCCAAGGCTGCGGCTGGAGTTGCAGGAAAAGTGGCGGTTGATTTGAAGGATAAGGCTACTGTGGCTGGGTGGACAGCGGCTCATTATTCAACAAAGTTTGCTGTGGATGGAACTAAAGCTGCTGCAAATGCTGTTGAAGGAGCTGCTGGATATGTTGTTCCTAAGGCAGCTGAGCTTGCGTCGAAGTCGGTGGATGTTGTTAAAGGTTTGGCTTCATCTACTGGTGAGACTGCTAAGGAGTTTACTGCTAAGAAGAAAGATGAATCATGGCGTCAATATGAAGCTAAAAGGGTTTCTGGTCAACTTCAG GAAGGTGAAGAAATCATGCCAACATCAGGCCAAAATGTGAGCAACTATACAACACAAAATGTGATGCCAAGTGGAGAAAGAACTCAAGCACAAGGTAGAGGAAGTGAAGAAATCATGCCAACATCAGGCCAAAATGTGAGCAACTATACAACACAAAATGTGATGCCAAGTGGAGAAAGAACTCAAGCACAAGGTAGAGGAAGCAATGTGATGTCTAGCATTGGTGAAACTATGGTAAATGTTGGTGACAAAATGAAGAAACCATTTGAAAACATGACTAGTTCAGGACAAGTACAAGGAAATGAAGAaatgatgatgaagaataataataaaGCATTAGGAGGAAGTGATGTATTGGGAGCTGTGACTGAAACTGTGAGTGACATTGGAAGTAACATAATTAAAACAACAGAAAATACTGCTAATAAAGTTAAGGATACTGTTACTCAAGAAGCACAAAGTGGTGGAGTTTTGGATGCTATTGGTGAAACTATAGCTGAAATTGCACATACAACTAAAGCCATGGTTGTTGGTGTGGATGAAGAAGATGTAGAAGAGATTAGGAAGAAGAATATTGTGTTAGAGACTCACTCAATTGATCGTGCTAAGCATGAAGGAAATCAAGCACCAAAGAATGttttttaa
- the LOC123897627 gene encoding protein trichome birefringence-like 39: MGFLFPTLFLLSLFLLFSSHQTKAQEFNTTTSTTIFNSSNERKLAGRCNWFRGKWVFDSSYPLYDPSSCPFIDPQFNCQKYGRPDTQYQKYRWQPFTCSLPRFNALDFLAKYRGKKIMFVGDSLSLNQFNSLACMIHSWVPKTRTSFSKESAISTITFQDYGLQLFLFRTPYLVDLDRENVGRVLKLDSIKSGDAWRGMDVLVFNTWHWWTHNGNAQPWDYIQEGGKLYKDMNRFIAFYKGLTTWARWVNINVNPTQTKVFFLGISPVHYEGKDWNQPAKSCMSETQPFFGLKYPAGTPMAWVIVKKVLSRLKKPVYFLDVTTLSQYRKDAHPEGYSGVMPTDCSHWCLPGLPDTWNVLLHAALFG; encoded by the exons ATGGGTTTTCTATTTCCAACTCTGTTTTTATTATCTCTGTTTCTTCTATTTTCTTCCCACCAAACAAAAGCTCAAGAATTTAACACAACAACATCAACTACCATTTTCAATAGTAGTAATGAGAGAAAACTTGCTGGAAGATGCAATTGGTTTCGTGGTAAATGGGTCTTTGATTCTTCATATCCTCTTTATGATCCTTCTTCTTGTCCTTTCATAGATCCACAATTCAATTGTCAAAAGTACGGTCGCCCCGATACTCAGTATCAGAAGTATCGGTGGCAACCGTTCACGTGTTCTTTACCAAG gttcaatGCATTGGATTTTCTAGCAAAGTATAGAGGGAAGAAGATTATGTTTGTTGGTGATTCTTTGAGCTTGAATCAGTTCAATTCATTGGCATGTATGATTCATTCTTGGGTGCCAAAAACAAGAACTTCATTCTCAAAAGAGAGTGCTATTTCCACAATAACTTTCCAG GATTATGGTCTCCAATTATTTCTATTCCGCACACCATACTTGGTAGATCTTGACCGTGAGAACGTTGGACGTGTTCTAAAGTTGGACTCAATTAAGAGTGGTGATGCTTGGAGAGGAATGGACGTGCTAGTTTTCAACACGTGGCATTGGTGGACCCACAATGGAAATGCACAACC ATGGGATTATATTCAAGAAGGTGGCAAGTTATACAAAGACATGAACCGTTTCATTGCATTTTACAAAGGTTTGACAACTTGGGCTAGATGGGTTAACATCAATGTAAATCCAACTCAAACTAAGGTCTTCTTTCTAGGAATTTCGCCTGTGCATTACGA GGGTAAAGATTGGAATCAACCAGCAAAATCATGCATGAGTGAGACACAACCATTCTTTGGTTTGAAGTATCCAGCAGGGACACCAATGGCTTGGGTGATAGTGAAAAAGGTGTTAAGCAGATTAAAGAAGCCAGTGTATTTTCTAGATGTAACAACATTATCACAGTACAGAAAAGATGCACATCCTGAAGGATACAGTGGTGTTATGCCAACAGATTGTAGTCATTGGTGTCTTCCAGGACTTCCTGATACTTGGAATGTGCTTCTTCATGCAGCTCTTTTTGGTTGA